The genome window TACCAGCCAGCAGCCATCGGTAAACGATGAGATGGTGCGAGAGTCCAGGGTGGTCGAGGTGGCCGTGTCGATGATGTCCGTGGTCTGGACGCGTACAGGTCCGTCGTCGTACTGGTAGAGGGCCAGTCGGCAGGCCCGCGAAACCTCGAACTCAAATGCGAGCGGATTGGTCGGCGAGGTCCAGGAGACCAGATAGCCGTCGGGGCCGCCCGGTCGGACCAAAGCGGTCGCGGAGGCCGAGTTGTTGTCCTGGATCCAGTCGACCTCACCGGAGGAGATCGACCAGCCCGACAGATACGACGGAGCCGAGATCCCCGGGGAGGTTGCAGACGCTGGCACAACGCCGCCGTCGGCCCCGTAGACTCCGGGCCAGTTGCCGCGGGTCGTGCGGTCCTCGGCGATGAAAGTTGCGCCCATGGCCCGGCCTCCCTACCTCGAATCAGGCCAGCTGGATCTGCGGGGTGATCGCCAGGGAGTCGCCGTCGGCCAGGGTCCTGGCTGAGGCGAACGGCTCGAACAGGATCAGCTTGCCAGAGGTCGCGCCGAGGAGGAAATAGCCGTAGACCGTCACACTCGAGCCGCTCGTGTTGGTCCAGGACTGCGCGGCGTAGGTCGCGGTCGCAACCTGGGTCCTCGTGGACCAGGCCGAGGACGGCGCGGACAACGAGGGGGTCGCCCAGTTGCCAGCGCCTACGGCTCGGGTCAGGGTCTTGCGGGAGTAGCCCGTGAACGAGGCCTCCGCCGCCGTGTAGGTCGCCGCGGCCGACGACTCGGTCCCGGAGATCGCCGAGATGTAGAGGCAGAGCGACCAGTCCTCGCCGGAATCGAGGGCTTCGGCCAGGAATTGGAGGCCACCCTCATGAGGCATCATCAGTGACATATCAGGGGACTCCAATCCGAAGGTCAACGGGCGGGGGAGCAGCGAAAGAAGATTGAAGAGGGTCACGCGACAGCTCCGAATCGCTCGACCGCGGCGATCGTCAACTCCTGGCGACGCATTTCCCAGTCGACGACCCCCTCGATGTTGAGGACCCGACCGGAAATATCGACGACGAACCGGCCCGTCGGGTCGATCCCATCGCGGTATCGACAGACGATTTCGTATCGGATTCCCGCAACGACCTGGTCGTTGCGGACGACCTCGTCGCCCTTGACGGGCCGGACCCGAGCCCAGACGGCGAAGGCGTCGGACCAGGTCTCGATCTTGCCGCCGTCGGCGTCGATCGAGTCGGCCACGGTCTGGTAACGGAGTTTGGTCCGCATCTGGCCTGGGTCGATCACCCTGAAACCCTCCATGAGCAGGACTCGAGGAGGGTCTCGACGGCCCATGGAAGGTCGGCAACGATCGAGCCCGTGAGGATCGGTTCGCGGCGGTCGTACCACTGGGCAATCAGCATGAGCATGGCGAGGCGGGCCGACTCCGGGATGTCGATGTCGGCGAACCCAACCCTGTATCGCACCTTGACCGTCGACTCGCCTACGAGCGTCGCGGGCCAGGACTGCGAGTTCACCGGCAGCACGAGGCCAGGTGTACCGGTCGCCAATCGATAGGTCGAGGGCTCGAGCGTCTGCTCCATACCAGCGCCGTCGAGGTACGTAATCGACTCCACCTCGACCAACGGAGGCCGAGGCAGGTCAATCGCTCGCATGGTCGCCGAGCAATAGGGCCCATACCATCCGTAGGGAGCACCGTGCCAGGGGACGGAAGCCGGTCCCGGAAAACCGTCGCGCGTGTAATCGAGGGTCTGCGGAGCGAAGGCCCGATTGCACCGGACCTCGGCCAGTTGCCGGGCCGCCGTGATGAGGGTCCCGACGTACGAATCGTCGTCGTCGACCAGGATCCTGGCGTGCTGCTTGGCCAACGCCAGACTGATCGGCTCCGTAGTCGGAGGTGCGACGATCGACAGGCCCATGGTCAGCCTCCCCGTCGGGTTCGCTTGGTCGCCGTCCGGACCCCGGAGAGGTCGGCGACCGCCTCGCGGACGAATGGCTCGACGACGCGCTCGGCGATCAGTTGCTGCGCGAGCCGGTCGTCCATGACCTCGATCGCGCTCGCGGGGTACACCCTCGAGCCGATCAGCTTTTGGCACAAGAATCGAACGACCATATGAGCGCGCCTGGATGAATAACGGGAATCAGTTATATAATTCGGCCCGGCGGAGCACGGAGGCACCCCGCCGGGCCAGGCCGTCCGTCAGGCGGATCAAGCCGTGGAGACGTCGACCGAGATCGCGAAGGCCGCCGGGTGCAGCAACTGCACGTCGCAGTCCAAGAAGGCGGAGAGGGTCACGCCGCCGTCGTTGGAATACGGATTCGCGAACACATCAACAGCCGAGAACATGCCGATGGCCATCTGATCCCAGGCGCCCATGGCGATGGCCGACAGACCGGTCCCGCTGCCCTTGGTGAGGGCGTTGGAGACGCTCGAGGTCGAGAAGTAGGGCCGACCGGCGATCGTCTGGGACTCGGAGTTGACGGTGTAGACCGGGTATCCGCTCTCCCGGGGGGTGACCTCGAGCTTGGCGATCACGGTCGGGTTGGTAATCGCCGCAACGTTGTCGCCCGCGTTGGCGGTCGCGACCGCGCCGAACATCGACACCACCTCGGCGTAGCTCAGGGCGCCGCCGTCCGTGCCGTTGGCCAGGACCGTAACCCCGTCGCCGGACGTGTACGTGAAAAGTCCCTTGGGCTGACCGGCGGAATTCGAGCCGTGAAACGCGCCGACCTGCAGGCCGACAGCGATGTCCTTGAGCAACTGATTCCAGACGCCCTGCTGGATGTTCACATTTGCAGTCACCAATGACTGCCGGTCGATGAACGTCTTGCCCGCCAGGGTATGCGCGGTGAACGCCGCCTGGGCGATCGAGCGGTCCGCGGCCGTCGGGCTGGTGCCGGAGACCCAGTAGGTAGCACCGGAGGTCGCGAGCGGCAACTTGAAGAGGCCCTCGGAAACGATCGTCTGGACGCCAGCCTGGGCGAGGACCAGCTTGGCCATGAGCGCGTCGAGGATCGGGCCCCGGACGGTCGTGCCGACGGCTCCGGTCGCCGAGAAGGAGCGGTACTCGATTTCCGTTGAAAGCGGAATCAGCACGCCGCGCGTGTTGGGCCGGAACCGGACCAGGTCCTGGTGAACCTCGCCCTCGAGCCCGTCGGGATTGAGGCCGCGGGCCTGGGCCGCCATGGCGCGAGCGGCGCAATACTGGTGCCGGCCGTTGCGGGTGTTGGCCGCGTCGGTATGGGCCGCCTGAGTCGGAGCCATCCGAGCCGCCAGAGCCGCCCGACGCTGGGCGCGGACGTCCATCTCGTCGGCCTGCGCGGCCAGGCCCTCGGCCTGGGCAACGAGACCGTCGTGCTGCTCCGAGACCTCGGTCGAGGGGGCGTCCTCGAGGCCGTCGATCAACTCCTCGGCCTGGCGCATGAGGGCCGCGGCCCGACGACGCAGTTCATTCGCATCCATCAGCGATCACTCCTTGATCTAGGGCCGACAAGGCCCGTACACTCACCGACCCTTGCCGACCCGGACCGCCAAGGCCTCGAGCCGTTGCCGCCTGGCCTGGACCCAGAGGTCGCGGGCCTTGCGGCGGTGTTCCTGGATGAGATCCTCGGCTCGAGAGCGGGCCGATACGTCCGTTTGTGGGTAGGCCGGATGGACCACGGGGGACACGTCCACGAGCAATTCGACCTCGAGGATCTCCGTCGAAACCAGGTCACGGCCGTTGATGGTCGTGATGGTCGTCCGCTCGCCGCCGTTGCGCGCCGGCATGAACGCAAAACTCATCCCGTTGATGTCCGCCCTTCGGACCAGCGTAAGCAGGTCGCGGCCCAGAACCGTGTCCGGGAGGTCGATCTCGCAAGCCAGGCCGACCGAGTCCTCGACGATCCGGACCGTCCCGGAGGCCGTCCGGCCGAGGAGGTGGTCGTCGTCGTGGTTGAACAGGGCGACGACGTCGGGGTTGGTCGCGAGGACCCGAGTAAAGGCCCCGGGCCGTATGACCTCGCGGACCTCGTATGACTGCGACGACCACAGGACCGTTTCCTGGTCGAACACGGCCGCATGCCCAACCAGGATCGGGGAGGCCGAGTCCTCTCGGAGGGAGGGAGCGCCGGATCGATAGTGGATTCGTCGAGCGCTCACTTGGGAGCCTCCTTGGGGTGGTCCAGGACCTGGTCGAGGGGGGCCGTATTGAGCGGGATCATGAGCTTGTCGCCCTCGCCGTTGGGGAGGGGAGGCAGGCCCTCGACGGCGCGGCCCTCGTCGATCTTGATCAATCCAGACGCGCTCATATTGCGAAGCCAGGCCGAACGGGTCGCGGTGTCGGCTCGCAAAAGCGCGGTGAAATCGAACTCCCAGTACAGGCCGGACTCGACCTCGACGTCCGTCAGGAGCCTGAGATCCAGAACCGCCTCGATCGATTCGCAGATCGGCCGGAGAGTCTCGTTGAGGTACTGCAGATTGCTTTGCTCGACGCTGGCGTACGAGGCTTTGGAGTAATCGGCCAGTTTGTTCGGAGGGAGTCGATAGACTCGGGCCATCTCGACGACCTGAAACGCACGCAATTCCAGCAACTGGGACTTCGCTGGGTCAGTTGCGGTCGGGGTCCATGCCGTTCCAGGAGGCGCGACGTGAAGGCCATAACGGCCCGAGCCAGTGAATGCCTCTTGTAGTTGCTTGCGGAGGGCCTCGTTTTTCTCCTGGCTGCCAGCGCTGGGGGCCGTCACGATGCCGGAGGGGATCGCCGAATTTCCCAAGTACGACGACGCGTGGCTCTCCGCCGCTCGGGTCAGGGCGATCGTCTGCCGACAGAGGTCGGTCGGGGAGAGGCCCGAAACCCCGTCCTCGCCCAGGCCGACTAGGTGGAGGATCTCCTCGCGGGGGACCTCCTTGCCCTTGACCAAGTAATCGACTTCGCCGGTCTCGTCGTTTCGTAGGACCTGCACCGTCGTCGGGTCGAGGACCCGCAACCGGACGGGATAGCCGCTCGCCCAGGCCACACGAGCGTAACCGTTGCCACCCTTGAGGCGATGTCCGATCCAGGCCGCCAAAAATGCTTGCGGGGTCGTCGAACCACCGTCCGGGGACCGTGAAAACAACTTGGCCGCGGGGTGGCTAGTCACGACCTCGGCCGCGCCGTTGTCGAGTCGTCTCTTGAGGCGGAGGGGGAGGCTCGCAATGTCACCGGAGACCGCATTGATCGCGGCCCAGACCGAGGCGACGGTCAGGACGTTGGACTCGGAAATCCACTCGCCCGACAAATTGGGGCCGATAGGCGACAGTTGCGAGACCAGTTGACCGGCGGAGGCGCGGGGATTCAGCCGGTCGCCGAGCCCCTGCAGGAGGGAGCCGACGCCGCCGGCCGCGCGCTGAAAGATCCCGGGTCGTTGGTCCAAGGTGCGCCTCCCTGCGCGAGGATCGTTCCGTCTCCTCTATTATACACCTACGTCGTATCAGGGCATAACAGTGTGAGCACGATTTTGGGGTTTAGCCAAGAACTCCGATGAGGGGGACGTCATCGGGTTGGGCTTGCTCGTCCATCCAGCCGAGGAACCCGTTGAGAACGGCGTCGACGGCGTCGATCTTGTCGCTGGACCGCTCCTTGTCGAGTGTCACGTTGCCGCGGGCCTCCCCCTTGCTGGGGACCGCGTTGCCCATGCACCAGGTCAAGACGGGGTCCTCCTCCCGGCCGTGGCGGATCTTGCCCAGGGTGACCCGCCGCTCGTACTCTTTGGTCGGCTGCGACATGGTCCGCCAGCCCTTGCGGACTTCCTGGTGAGGGACGCCCAGGCCGCCCAGGAAGGTCCCCATCGTCATTACGTTATATGAGTCGAGATTCAAGACCTTGAACTTGGTCCGCTCATACACTTCGGCCACGACCTGGGCGATCCTGGCGTAGTCGATCCGGGGCCCGTCGGTAAGCTCGAGCCGGCCCTCGTCGGCCCATCGCTGGTAGAGGGGCCATCCCGCGGCCGCCCGACGATCGGCCTCGCCCTGCGGGCACCAGCACCATGTGAAAACGTGGTGCTCGTCGGCGACGGGGTCGTAAAAGACCACGGCCAGAGCCGTCAGGTCGGACGTCGAGGAGACGTCCAGGCCGGCCCAGCACGGCATTCCGGCGAGGAGACAAGACCCGATCTCGTGCCGCTTCGCGGAGGAATTCCAGGACGCGAGGTTGAAGAACTTGCCGGACTCCGAGACCCAGGCATTGAGCCTGTACCGTTTGAATCGGGCCAACGCCGCGGGGGTCCGTTTGGCCTCCTCGAGTTGGGAGCGGAAGTCCTCGAGAGAGGTCGTGACGCCCAAGGAGGGGTTGGCCAGTCGCCAGACTTCGGGGTCGTCGACGTCGACGTCTACACCCGGCCGGGGGCCGTAGACAACCGGGAGGAAATGGAGGTCGACCACCTCGCCGTCGAGGACTCGCCACGCGTGTTGATTGCGGTCCCAGCAAGGCCCGTCGCGGTTGATCCCGGCGGTCGTGATCGATAGGGTCAGGGGGTTGCGGCGAGAAATGCCCGCGTACCGAAAGACGTCCCAGAGCTTCCAGGAATTTTGGAGGTGCAGTTCATCGAAGCATGTAAATGAGCTTGACGCTCCGTCCTTGGAGTCGACGTCGGCCGAGTTGGTCCGAATGACGCCGTTCATGCGCTGGAATTCGATCCTCTTGACCCCGTCCGCGAGCTTGAGCCTCGACGACAGCGCCGGCGAGGCCGCGATCATCTTGCGAGCCTCGTCGTACAGCCGGCCGGCCTGGGACCGGTCCACAGCGTTGAGGTGGATCTCCGGGCTTTCTTCCCCGTCGGCCATCAGCGCATAAAGTATCAATGCGCTAACGTATAAGCTCTTGCCGGATTTCTTCGCCAGCGT of Paludisphaera rhizosphaerae contains these proteins:
- a CDS encoding phage head closure protein, translating into MIDPGQMRTKLRYQTVADSIDADGGKIETWSDAFAVWARVRPVKGDEVVRNDQVVAGIRYEIVCRYRDGIDPTGRFVVDISGRVLNIEGVVDWEMRRQELTIAAVERFGAVA
- a CDS encoding phage head-tail connector protein; protein product: MGLSIVAPPTTEPISLALAKQHARILVDDDDSYVGTLITAARQLAEVRCNRAFAPQTLDYTRDGFPGPASVPWHGAPYGWYGPYCSATMRAIDLPRPPLVEVESITYLDGAGMEQTLEPSTYRLATGTPGLVLPVNSQSWPATLVGESTVKVRYRVGFADIDIPESARLAMLMLIAQWYDRREPILTGSIVADLPWAVETLLESCSWRVSG
- a CDS encoding phage major capsid protein; the encoded protein is MDANELRRRAAALMRQAEELIDGLEDAPSTEVSEQHDGLVAQAEGLAAQADEMDVRAQRRAALAARMAPTQAAHTDAANTRNGRHQYCAARAMAAQARGLNPDGLEGEVHQDLVRFRPNTRGVLIPLSTEIEYRSFSATGAVGTTVRGPILDALMAKLVLAQAGVQTIVSEGLFKLPLATSGATYWVSGTSPTAADRSIAQAAFTAHTLAGKTFIDRQSLVTANVNIQQGVWNQLLKDIAVGLQVGAFHGSNSAGQPKGLFTYTSGDGVTVLANGTDGGALSYAEVVSMFGAVATANAGDNVAAITNPTVIAKLEVTPRESGYPVYTVNSESQTIAGRPYFSTSSVSNALTKGSGTGLSAIAMGAWDQMAIGMFSAVDVFANPYSNDGGVTLSAFLDCDVQLLHPAAFAISVDVSTA
- a CDS encoding HK97 family phage prohead protease is translated as MSARRIHYRSGAPSLREDSASPILVGHAAVFDQETVLWSSQSYEVREVIRPGAFTRVLATNPDVVALFNHDDDHLLGRTASGTVRIVEDSVGLACEIDLPDTVLGRDLLTLVRRADINGMSFAFMPARNGGERTTITTINGRDLVSTEILEVELLVDVSPVVHPAYPQTDVSARSRAEDLIQEHRRKARDLWVQARRQRLEALAVRVGKGR
- a CDS encoding phage portal protein — encoded protein: MDQRPGIFQRAAGGVGSLLQGLGDRLNPRASAGQLVSQLSPIGPNLSGEWISESNVLTVASVWAAINAVSGDIASLPLRLKRRLDNGAAEVVTSHPAAKLFSRSPDGGSTTPQAFLAAWIGHRLKGGNGYARVAWASGYPVRLRVLDPTTVQVLRNDETGEVDYLVKGKEVPREEILHLVGLGEDGVSGLSPTDLCRQTIALTRAAESHASSYLGNSAIPSGIVTAPSAGSQEKNEALRKQLQEAFTGSGRYGLHVAPPGTAWTPTATDPAKSQLLELRAFQVVEMARVYRLPPNKLADYSKASYASVEQSNLQYLNETLRPICESIEAVLDLRLLTDVEVESGLYWEFDFTALLRADTATRSAWLRNMSASGLIKIDEGRAVEGLPPLPNGEGDKLMIPLNTAPLDQVLDHPKEAPK
- a CDS encoding terminase large subunit, translating into MALDLATYDPVRTKSDEAALRQGYYFDREAAALPCSFIETFCGIPTGLAAGEPFVLLDWQRRLTWDLYGWVHTDTGRRRYREAYVTLAKKSGKSLYVSALILYALMADGEESPEIHLNAVDRSQAGRLYDEARKMIAASPALSSRLKLADGVKRIEFQRMNGVIRTNSADVDSKDGASSSFTCFDELHLQNSWKLWDVFRYAGISRRNPLTLSITTAGINRDGPCWDRNQHAWRVLDGEVVDLHFLPVVYGPRPGVDVDVDDPEVWRLANPSLGVTTSLEDFRSQLEEAKRTPAALARFKRYRLNAWVSESGKFFNLASWNSSAKRHEIGSCLLAGMPCWAGLDVSSTSDLTALAVVFYDPVADEHHVFTWCWCPQGEADRRAAAGWPLYQRWADEGRLELTDGPRIDYARIAQVVAEVYERTKFKVLNLDSYNVMTMGTFLGGLGVPHQEVRKGWRTMSQPTKEYERRVTLGKIRHGREEDPVLTWCMGNAVPSKGEARGNVTLDKERSSDKIDAVDAVLNGFLGWMDEQAQPDDVPLIGVLG